The genomic stretch GGCCGAGGGAGAGGAGCTTGTAGGCCTCCGTCGGCCCGATGCCGAGGGGGGCGAGGAGGAAGCGGCCTCCCTCGAAGTAAAGGACCTGCATCGCGGTCTGCCACATCGGGGCGAGGCTGACGCCGTGCATGTAGCTGGGCGTCCACCAGGCGATCCCGCCCGAGGCCCGGCAGGCGCTTTCCCAATCGTGGAGCTTCGCCAGCGGCAGGAGGAGTTCCCGCGCCCCCGCCGCCTGCCCCAGCCAGCCGTGGCCGACGAAGCCGAGGAAGGCCAGGGCGAAGGCGAGGAGGAAGAGGAAGGGAGGGCGGGGAAAGCGCATCGAAGGGGACCGCCACCCTACCAATCCCCCGCCCCGGGACAAGTCTATGCGATGTTGTCATCGCCGATTCAATCGGCTAATGGAAAGGATGGATTCCGTCCGCGCCCGCCCCGCCAAAGCCGCCTCCGCCCCGAAAGAGATCAGCCAGGCCCGCCGCGTCTTCGACATCGAGATCGACGGCCTCCGCCGCGTCCAGAAGAAGATCGGCCGCTCCTTCCCCGCCGCCGTCGCCCTCCTCGCCTCGGCCGTCGAGAACGGGCGGAAGATCGTCGTCTGCGGCGTCGGGAAGTCGGGCAACATCGGGCAGAAGATCACCGCCACCCTCAGCAGCACCGGCTGCCCGGCGGTCATGCTCGACCTCCTCAACGCGATCCACGGCGACCTCGGCGTCGTCTCCGAGGGCGACGTCATGATCGTCCTCAGCTACAGCGGCGAGACCGAGGAGCTCGTCCGCGTCCTCCCGATCTTCGCCCGGATGGAGGTCCACATCATCGCCATCACCGGCAGGCCGAAGTCGACCCTCGCACGCAACGCCGACGTCGTCCTCGACGTCGGGGTCCCGAAGGAGGCCTGCCCGCTGAAGCTCGCCCCCACCACCAGCTCGACCGCCCAGCTCGTCCTCGGCGACGCGCTGGCGATGGTTCTGCTGGAGAAGCGGGGGTTCAAGAAGGAGGAGTTCGCCCGCTACCATCCCGGCGGCAGCCTGGGGAAGAACCTTCTCCTGAAGGTCTCCGAGGTCATGCGCCCGGCGGAGAG from Verrucomicrobium sp. GAS474 encodes the following:
- a CDS encoding KpsF/GutQ family sugar-phosphate isomerase; its protein translation is MDSVRARPAKAASAPKEISQARRVFDIEIDGLRRVQKKIGRSFPAAVALLASAVENGRKIVVCGVGKSGNIGQKITATLSSTGCPAVMLDLLNAIHGDLGVVSEGDVMIVLSYSGETEELVRVLPIFARMEVHIIAITGRPKSTLARNADVVLDVGVPKEACPLKLAPTTSSTAQLVLGDALAMVLLEKRGFKKEEFARYHPGGSLGKNLLLKVSEVMRPAESLAILPGTALVRDALRQWNVKRTGAAVIVGKKRQVVGIFTHGDFIRRYETDPNIGNARLADVMTANPITVHVGKLAAEVLNVFQKNRIDDLVVVDDTNRPVGLVDAQDVTKHRIV